From Aspergillus chevalieri M1 DNA, chromosome 4, nearly complete sequence, a single genomic window includes:
- a CDS encoding Mob1 family protein (COG:D;~EggNog:ENOG410PKJV;~InterPro:IPR005301,IPR036703;~PFAM:PF03637), with product MATAGVQSSNSPRLPSPPPLTEVQIGSPSVGNECSDQDAEQSLNYTPDNHDDEASATRRVRPGSKAIDMAASPPLIPLAQLDSPFQLQEHLKALHNHYTRPEGSETVFPIHRDIAIQLAEPPEGVDRALWLYELCRFLTMKVNNLIVAFFAENPPCSVQTCPEMQASEWQYLCAVHDPPKTCCAIDYCCHTLDWATNILTSPKHFPSRLTLGSEASGGPQASMRHLINIFRRVYRIFAHAWYKHREVFWQVEGNEGLYIFFKTVCDVYHLMPEDSYTVPAEAEGVEPPAETPAEKPAEGLRVTILRKEDEGAKDGDAGATARRHKHSPSTGSRVATIAESAEDNEDSKAGLLVVKEDAVPEDETEEGEETTIALEAPLGVTEQPNGDNIVIQEQEVNEEPKPEEPRLEEPERTQPEEESHPQSTEEQAEPSQPGKPQTEPETSKPEEEGEPAPATEESSSEPAPEPTPEAAPEPAAEPESKPETKQETKTEEKKEQPAEQDEETKSETEPEPEPAKET from the exons ATGGCAACTGCGGGAGTCCAATCGTCAAACTCCCCTCGCTTACCTAGTCCCCCGCCGCTCACAGAGGTCCAGATCGGGTCTCCATCAGTCGGCAACGAGTGCTCCGACCAGGATGCAGAGCAATCACTAAATTACACCCCGGACAACCATGACGATGAAGCTAGTGCGACGCGAAGAGTTCGACCCGGGAGTAAAGCAATTGATATGGCTGCTAGTCCGCCATTGATCCCTCTCGCGCAG CTTGACTCCCCATTCCAACTCCAAGAACACCTGAAAGCTCTGCACAACCACTATACACGGCCCGAAGGCTCCGAAACAGTCTTTCCGATCCACCGCGACATCGCGATTCAGCTTGCGGAACCCCCCGAAGGTGTCGACCGGGCGCTTTGGCTCTATGAGCTCTGCCGCTTCCTCACCATGAAAGTAAACAATCTTATCGTTGCCTTCTTCGCCGAGAACCCTCCCTGTTCCGTTCAAACATGCCCCGAAATGCAAGCCTCGGAATGGCAGTACCTATGCGCCGTCCACGATCCCCCGAAGACCTGCTGCGCTATCGATTACTGCTGTCACACGCTCGATTGGGCCACGAACATCCTTACTTCACCCAAACACTTCCCCAGCCGGCTGACGCTGGGTTCCGAAGCGAGTGGCGGTCCGCAGGCGAGCATGAGACATTTGATCAATATCTTCCGTCGGGTGTATCGAATCTTCGCGCATGCTTGGTATAAGCACCGGGAAGTGTTTTGGCAGGTGGAGGGTAACGAGGGGCTCTATATTTTCTTCAAGACGGTCTGCGATGTGTATCACCTTATGCCGGAGGATAGTTACACGGTTCCCGCAGAGGCAGAGGGTGTCGAGCCGCCTGCGGAGACCCCTGCGGAGAAGCCCGCGGAGGGATTACGAGTTACGATATTGCggaaggaggatgagggaGCTAAGGACGGTGACGCTGGCGCTACTGCACGACGTCATAAGCATTCTCCGTCTACGGGTTCGCGCGTCGCTACTATCGCTGAGAGCGCCGAGGATAATGAGGATTCTAAAGCCGGATTGTTGGTGGTGAAGGAGGACGCTGTCCCAGAAGATGAAACTGAAGAAGGCGAGGAGACTACTATTGCGCTCGAGGCACCTCTAGGAGTGACGGAGCAGCCGAACGGCGATAATATCGTTATTCAGGAGCAGGAGGTCAATGAGGAGCCTAAACCCGAGGAACCCAGGCTTGAAGAACCAGAGAGGACTCAGCCGGAAGAGGAGTCGCATCCACAGTCGACAGAAGAGCAAGCGGAACCCAGCCAACCTGGGAAGCCGCAGACAGAGCCTGAAACGAGCAAACCGGAAGAAGAGGGCGAACCCGCCCCGGCCACAGAGGAATCGTCCTCAGAGCCAGCGCCAGAGCCCACTCCGGAGGCCGCGCCGGAGCCAGCAGCAGAGCCGGAGTCCAAGCCGGAGACAAAACAAGAGACGAAGacagaggaaaagaaagagcaaCCAGCAGAACAAGACGAGGAAACCAAGTCCGAGACGGAGCCGGAACCGGAACCTGCTAAGGAGACTTAA
- a CDS encoding uncharacterized protein (COG:T;~EggNog:ENOG410PHAH;~InterPro:IPR000719,IPR011009;~PFAM:PF07714,PF00069;~go_function: GO:0004672 - protein kinase activity [Evidence IEA];~go_function: GO:0005524 - ATP binding [Evidence IEA];~go_process: GO:0006468 - protein phosphorylation [Evidence IEA]), whose protein sequence is MAIRIADSSSSSPSRRPSLGLCPEPDRKASLPPPKLKKKKAKHSMWHRLGLRKLLGREQRDTSSSCSPCQSRPQSYPVSGASSPDTTPNGSTANVKPHETMTRRLTRRVGVGLPRATTFKRQVSEQRDRLEPFEPPEPRRAASADRRRPVSSQTQGTKTPQSAPGPRTSAPEMQWREQGEKHGEGDGASAAIAEAAEETETTAPTEKTTEPEEATERTMVDESSEANPNHPNHTEDVDDRSDPRSERSRRPPGPDPNMETIDSAEESRIIEMELEKRWILNLTMHFRDRSRREKLFVTYAETPTLWRRVTISCDYRSPEPDSLEQDLSEMWNQKDRCARIYESLRESLAEIQFYDTVTNLKLETRDGRLHVHVTEDVNETIAYPAIFHIGHLPGIKLVSEDRLHFVRHESGFVYHVELNGRSFIKKEIPGPDMVDEFLYEINALHELLGAQNVIQLEAIVVDEERQVIKGLLIGYADKGALVDMLYYRDGKNTISWKRRERWAKQIVQGLAEIHEAGFVQGDFTLSNIVLDANDDAKIIDINRRGCPVGWEPPEIVAKLESKQRISMYIGVKTDLFQLGMTLWAIATENDEPERQCRPLLLPDDLQIPDYYRRLVAICMSPYPQQRLSAKELLTLFPPFIPPTSHALPMVYYPPPTGMGVGPRTSHPHPHAHPPLENGFAHLHSRAGSAEENPQPQSPGQQHPQDDGYSSMSRQSHSDTGPRRVSYIQSDGEKTRPGSPEAVEEESKAIEASMQLVPRVDPLDFLRKQAANTDANTNNTNNSNN, encoded by the coding sequence CCATCAGAATCGCAGATTCGTCCTCTTCCAGCCCCTCGCGGCGACCATCTCTGGGCCTTTGTCCAGAACCGGACCGAAAAGCCTCTCTCCCCCCTCCgaagctgaagaagaaaaaggccaAGCATAGCATGTGGCATCGCCTGGGCTTGCGCAAGTTGCTAGGCCGTGAACAGCGCGATACTTCCTCTTCCTGCTCACCTTGTCAATCCCGTCCTCAATCCTATCCCGTCTCCGGCGCTTCCTCTCCTGATACTACGCCCAATGGCAGCACCGCCAATGTCAAACCCCATGAAACCATGACTCGCAGATTGACGCGCCGAGTCGGTGTCGGCCTGCCTCGTGCCACCACCTTCAAACGCCAGGTCTCCGAACAGAGAGATCGTCTGGAACCCTTCGAGCCGCCCGAACCCCGCCGTGCCGCGTCCGCCGACCGTCGCCGCCCAGTCAGTTCTCAGACCCAGGGAACCAAAACTCCACAGTCCGCTCCGGGCCCGCGGACGTCCGCCCCCGAAATGCAATGGCGCGAGCAAGGCGAAAAACATGGAGAGGGAGATGGCGCATCAGCGGCGATAGCAGAAGCTGCAGAGGAAACAGAGACTACGGCGCCAACAGAAAAAACAACAGAACCGGAGGAAGCAACAGAGCGAACCATGGTTGATGAATCTTCCGAAGCAAATCCAAATCACCCTAACCATACAGAGGACGTTGATGATCGTAGCGATCCCCGGTCCGAGCGGAGCCGTCGTCCCCCGGGACCAGACCCAAACATGGAGACAATAGATTCCGCGGAGGAGAGTCGCATTATCGAAATGGAGCTGGAGAAGCGATGGATCTTGAACCTGACCATGCACTTCCGTGACCGCTCGCGGCGCGAGAAATTGTTCGTCACCTATGCTGAGACCCCTACCCTCTGGCGCCGGGTCACGATCTCGTGCGACTACCGGAGTCCAGAGCCGGATTCGCTTGAACAGGATCTGAGTGAAATGTGGAACCAGAAAGACCGCTGCGCGCGCATCTACGAATCGCTCCGCGAGTCGCTGGCTGAGATCCAATTCTACGACACGGTTACGAATCTCAAGTTGGAGACCCGCGATGGCCGTCTGCACGTGCATGTGACAGAGGATGTGAACGAAACCATTGCCTATCCCGCGATTTTCCATATTGGGCATTTGCCAGGAATCAAGCTTGTCTCCGAAGACCGCTTACATTTTGTGAGGCATGAATCTGGCTTTGTCTACCACGTAGAATTGAATGGTCGTTCCTTCATCAAAAAGGAAATCCCCGGCCCCGACATGGTTGATGAGTTTCTTTACGAGATCAACGCCCTTCACGAGCTCCTAGGCGCGCAGAATGTCATTCAGCTTGAGGCTATTGTGGTGGATGAGGAGCGCCAAGTTATCAAGGGTCTGTTGATCGGCTACGCAGACAAGGGAGCTTTGGTTGACATGCTCTATTACCGCGACGGCAAAAACACCATCTCCTGGAAGCGGCGGGAACGCTGGGCGAAGCAGATTGTCCAGGGCTTGGCTGAGATCCACGAAGCCGGCTTCGTGCAAGGAGACTTTACCCTGTCGAATATCGTGCTAGATGCCAATGACGACGCGAAAATCATTGACATCAATCGCAGGGGTTGTCCTGTCGGCTGGGAGCCGCCGGAGATTGTGGCTAAGCTCGAAAGCAAGCAGCGCATCTCCATGTACATTGGTGTCAAGACCGATCTTTTTCAGTTGGGAATGACCCTGTGGGCCATCGCAACTGAGAACGACGAACCCGAACGACAATGCCGTCCATTGCTCCTCCCTGATGATCTGCAAATCCCAGACTACTATCGAAGACTGGTAGCTATTTGTATGAGCCCATATCCCCAACAAAGACTCTCGGCCAAGGAGCTCTTGACACTATTCCCACCCTTTATTCCTCCAACATCGCACGCACTGCCGATGGTGTACTACCCCCCGCCCACAGGTATGGGCGTCGGGCCACGCACAagccatcctcatcctcatgcTCATCCTCCTTTGGAGAACGGGTTTGCTCATCTTCATTCGCGGGCTGGTTCCGCCGAGGAGAACCCGCAACCTCAATCCCCGGGCCAACAGCACCCACAGGATGATGGGTACTCATCCATGAGCCGCCAGTCTCATTCTGACACCGGGCCACGTCGTGTCAGTTACATCCAGTCTGATGGCGAGAAAACGCGGCCCGGGTCTCCAGAGGCCGTCGAGGAGGAATCGAAAGCCATCGAGGCTTCCATGCAGCTTGTCCCTCGGGTAGATCCGTTGGATTTCCTGAGAAAACAGGCGGCGAATACAGATGCAAATACGAATAAtaccaacaacagcaacaactaA
- a CDS encoding CobW family GTP-binding protein (COG:H;~EggNog:ENOG410PGH6;~InterPro:IPR036627,IPR003495,IPR027417,IPR011629;~PFAM:PF02492,PF07683), whose amino-acid sequence MADIEDDDAPPALVDVSDNPMSSTPTTTTDTPAQNRVPITLVTGYLGAGKTTLLNYILTEKHGKKIAVIMNEFGDSSDIEKPLTVNEDGKEVTEWMDVGNGCICCSVKDSGVMAIESLMERRGTFDYILLETTGLADPGNIAPVFWVDDNLGSSIYLDGIVTLVDAKNIHRLLDQPAPEETASSGHGGDDSRHGHEHTGPVLSMAHMQISHADVIILNKADLVTPEELEAVRDRISAINSVAKIHVTDHSKTPQIEGVVLDLHAYDHLANLDFGEKGHSHIDPAISTVSITTPPIPSHKVPRVDSWLQSLLWDSRLPLPAASKPSQSQPTDFEIHRLKGILALSDDEKSTKIIQAVREIFEIRDSEQPPQSDPEKPACCKIVLIGRGLGTDVRPWQESFEAFLVGDE is encoded by the exons aTGGCAGATATAGAAGACGATGATGCGCCCCCCGCGCTGGTTGATGTTTCGGACAATCCGATGTCGTCCACGCCAACCACGACAACAGACACTCCGGCGCAGAATCGAGTGCCGATTACGCTGGTGACTG GGTACCTGGGTGCGGGAAAGACAACGCTGTTGAATTATATTCTCACGGAGAAACATGGAAAGAAGATAGCTGTGATCATGAATG AATTTGGAGATT CCTCCGACATCGAAAAGCCTCTCACCGTCAACGAAGACGGAAAAGAAGTCACCGAATGGATGGACGTCGGAAACGGCTGCATCTGCTGTTCTGTCAA AGATTCCGGCGTCATGGCCATCGAATCCCTAATGGAACGCCGCGGCACCTTCGACTATATTCTCCTTGAGACCACCGGCTTAGCAGACCCGGGCAACATCGCCCCCGTCTTCTGGGTCGATGATAACCTAGGCAGCTCTATCTACCTCGACGGCATCGTCACCCTTGTTGACGCCAAGAATATCCATCGTCTTCTTGACCAGCCGGCACCTGAAGAGACCGCTTCTTCAGGGCATGGTGGCGATGACAGCAGACATGGGCATGAACACACCGGCCCGGTGCTATCCATGGCTCATATGCAAATCTCGCACGCGGACGTGATTATCCTCAACAAGGCAGATTTAGTGACGCCCGAGGAATTAGAGGCCGTCCGTGATCGCATCTCAGCAATTAACAGCGTCGCCAAGATCCATGTTACGGACCATAGCAAGACGCCGCAGATTGAGGGTGTTGTGCTGGATTTGCATGCATACGATCATCTTGCTAACTTGGATTTTGGTGAGAAGGGCCATAGCCATATCGATCCG GCCATCTCAACTGTCTCGATTACAACACCTCCCATCCCCAGCCACAAAGTCCCCCGCGTAGATTCCTGGCTGCAGTCTCTCCTTTGGGACTCTAGGCTCCCCCTTCCTGCTGCTTCCAAACCATCTCAGTCTCAACCTACCGATTTCGAAATTCACCGTTTAAAGGGTATCCTGGCACTGAGTGACGATGAGAAGTCAACAAAGATCATCCAGGCCGTCCGCGAGATCTTCGAAATTAGAGACTCGGAGCAGCCGCCGCAATCTGACCCTGAGAAACCTGCGTGTTGTAAGATAGTGCTTATTGGAAGGGGGCTGGGGACGGATGTGAGGCCATGGCAGGAGAGCTTTGAGGCTTTTTTGGTGGGTGATGAGTAG